The sequence CCCTCACCCCTTCATTGTTCACGTGGTTGGTGGAGTCGGAGTCTTCGGTCTTCCTGAGGCGGACCCTGGACGCTATCTTAGCTTGTCTGGACTCCGAGCGACCTGGAATGACAGGgaatatacttttaattaacatattattataccttACTGGTATATTAacacaaggtggacggacgacctggctaagctcgcaggaagtcgctggatgcaggcttccaacaggtcgacatggagatccttgggggaggcctatgttcagtggacttcctgtggctgagatgaatGAATaccttactggtggtaggtctctcatacgtgagagtccgcctgggtagacactaccgcaatgtctatttctgccaccaagcagtgtgtagtcactgttgtgttccaatgGATGTGATTGAATACCCACCAGGAGATGGAGTATACAGCCGCGCGTCAGGCGAGCCGTGCTGCCGCTCGCAGCTGCCGGAGCTGCCGCCGTGAGCCTGCCGCGCGTACTGACAGCATCTGCGGCAAACACAACTCTTCAATCGAAATACAGACTCCACATTTGTATTTGACAGTGGTAGACTGATGGTAGAGCATTCTTCGACAGTACAATAGGGGACCATACTATGCtggattttgtacatttttctatatgtaatggttaataatacaaaaaatacttctgcgaaaactgcataaaaattggttaaaaaatgagctaataattcatatttcaaatattgttatgtgcagaagtgggccagttgtggggatatcgcttcatctctttctttcgcacacgtcgtaattcccgatgacgtcacatgtgggtatttcgtctcttttctgtttcttgttatcaccccttccaccgaaattgtaacttataacttgttgattttttcccggtttttaataattccttctgttaTAATTTAACGTAAATACTTGATAAtggtaaagaacaaaaatgagtccggtaccctagtATACCTCACCTAGCAGTGTTGAGGCATATCTCGGAGTCCCTCTCCGAGAGGTTCAGGCTGGTGTCGCAGTTCTCCGTGTCCTGCTGACTCTGAGGTGACGTCACCTCCACGCACGGGTTCTCTGGCCTGCATGATACGGACACCTTATTGACAGATGTTACAGACGAAGATAGAAGAAACGAAATTATATAAGAGACGTGAGAAAAGGATAGAATGAAGAGATGTGGGAAGAAGAGATAAGAAATGCGGAAATAGGAGATGAGAAATAGAGATGTAGAGAAAAGACGTGTTTAAAGCACGCGAGAATAGAAGAAACATGGAAAGAATAGTTGAAGAGAGATACGAAGGGATTTGGTTAAACTAAGAGCAAAGGAGATAATTATACATAGCCGTTAGTACCAGTTTAACTTAtaatacactgtcccactgctggtcatGATCCTCCTCTACTATCCAGAGAGATCCTGCTtaattccaccacgctggcctatttcgaattggcagacttcacataagcaaaagcggcgatggcctagttggttgtggaacggactgccgagacgaatgtccgcagattcaaatcccaagggcacacacctctgtcttttctaaaaaaatatatatgtgtattctttgtgaattatcgcttgctttaacggtgaaggaaaacatcgtgaggaaacctgcacacctgacaTATTTTCTATTAGGactttcgagggtgtgtgaagtctaccaacccgcactaggccagcgtggtggactaaggcctattccctctcagtgatagaggaggcccgttcccaacaatgggacagtatataatacagggctgatatttattCGTAGGTTTCCCCCGGCGTTGACTGTAGCCGTCTACTCTAAAAAAATACTGACTCACCCGGCAGCATCGTGCGAGCTGGTGTCGGTGCTGTTGTCGGCCAGGTCTGGAGCCACCTTCGGCTCCTGAGGAGTCGGCAACTCCGCCGGACTCACCAGGGACGACGAGTCGTTCTGTtacacaaagaaataaattggaAATAGCTGAAATTTGTCCTTTTTTAATTGCTTATTTACCAGAACGAGCTGagttaattgctttgaatgatgaggcGAGATTacactactgtttatgggcgtttgtattagcgcgttcaaacaaactcttcagctttataatattaggacaGATTGATTTTTAACATTTCTAAGATCCTTACcataaggtggtttgggcatttgaaAGAGTGGATGAtagactgacaaagaggatgTATAAGgagaatgtggatggaagagccggtagggttcgaccgcaccgaaccgtCAAATTTCAGATAACATtgttagtaaaggccaggtcaaaagtaccctgaaccggcgaaAAAGATGAAggtggaaaaaataattatttcagaaTCGTGCAAACAGGCAATCCTTAGTCCCTGCCTGCCCCTAtcggatagaggcgtgatactatgtatgtaatcCCATTAACCTGTTCAGTCCTGGACCTGTCCGCGTCGTTGTCCAGTTCTCCGGCTAGCTGTGTGGTCGATTCGCACTCGTCTGTAAAACAGATACCATactatgaaaaaatattcgGTACTGAACGAATTTTCGAAACATTTCTATTGGACTAGTCTGGAAGTATAATATACaggctcattttgacattgcgttaccaAATAAAACCACAGACTTATCTACTCTAAactaacactttacaataagttacttggactttagatgtaaaataaaaaagtgtaagtttcgaacaataaatatttataaaaagtaacttttattctacgcaccctaatgccactactactcttAGATAATTCGTTGCAGTGACATCACacttcagtggcgaagggtgaaatttttcaaaaggtaacccggtgtaaaaaaaattggcgttgcttaagatatcgggggcaatttatcggaaaacaaaaactaagacaacggattagtcttgattcgaaatcaccAAACGttaacatacctactaaatcacctattatgcgtaaataattgaaacattcataaaatcgaacaataaacgtagataattctccttccattaatcacaattataagtacatacctattaatttgttataacagcaacaaaagtaagtattaaaataataaccacactacctacctaaaagtatctgtttatttctaaaataaaactgtaaatgtaatagaaataggtatcacgatcgccaaacagaccaacagtttaagtctacctacatgataaacttatataattatcaatttaaattataatcaagaaagttTATTCGTaaacttttgcttgtatcgtggtgctattttaaattcagtaaaatataatatttattttcttctaacaaacattttgtgtctaaaatcaaaaactttcagatctacttccaatattttaccatctaaatactaatatgtgaaatcatcgattaataatatacttacgtaaaggtagacattaaactgattacaagtagttatttccattataatacacatttatttttgtagtttataaataaacaaagcgctggtaactaaatatcacataagtatcaaaaaataaaatgaatatgacaatttacaaacaccgaaacttggtagcataataaattatgacgtttgatggacgtaaaaagtgacaactatacatagtcggttaacgtgaagccgaactagctcgggttacctttgcccatatcttccgcacgATTCCAACAAACACtagcatagaaagtcatagaaagtgctgccatctatattaaaaaacatactacgacgttaagccgcttgacagcgggttaccttgctcctgtggcgtcacaatttcactttggtaacggaatttctggggaactaaatacaagatGCGCCttctaacgttatttaaaacaaGTAATCGATAGCGATTAAATTAGCAAACATCGGGCTactggccgatagatgtcattattaagtgatcatctatatatataaaaatcaattgctgttcgttagtctcgctaaaactcgagaacggctgaaccgatttggctaattttggttttgaattatttgtggaagtccagggatggattaaacggtgacgaacataaataataaataacggaaaatactaaaaacgacaatataagttttcaatacaaaatgttcctacctgtcaaacatttcatgtcttttctctttttagaaataaagaactgtaacatatatatacatgtattcagaaataagtctgtttcatagttgtattacgaggtccgatttctttggtttattttgttcaaatacaaaacatttcagaaataaataaagtgtaaaagtgtcagtgggttcttaaaaatagaaaataaataaataaatttcaagactattattaaaatctatcatcaatttgtcagtgcgtgagaactttatttatcgttattgtcgcaaaatgccacggagaagatgacttagatagtcgaagttaatcaaatgtacgacgagctacttcacgtgcaaaccgtactctcgactagcgagagacagataatgataacatacgtattgtatggcaaaattgtgtttcacaataaaaaacaataataaatgtatgtaggtgatacgaagttcaccgggtcatctagttattaataagttaagctattataattattgtccagtctgataatatgttgtaaatttaaatttacctattaaatatattgattagtatcaccgaaaacctaaaagggaagccggtgggaatcggcttgtatggacgcttcgccactgtcacactttcagtcagaaatacacccacgtaCACGCCATATTCCTATTTAActagaaaatgataaaaaaatcagaaaactaaaatcaggatttttgGCTTAAATATTCCGTATTAGTGGAtgatttttgtcacaatgtgagcaaaggtgaagacgagtatgtggtttcatttagtaacgcaatgtcaaaatgatcctgtatatccTTTTCTGTATGACTGCATCGAAGGtataattgtaatgtaaatgtaacaaggtacgagtacaactacgccgctgaggtcctgggttcgaatcctggttATGATAAATCCCATGATAGTCTTTTATTGGGTTTAACCATTAAGATTTGCTTAAAAGTGATTGTGCTAATATTATGGGCAATGGAGcctttatttattggtttaagTCTTTAGGCAATTAGGTAAAAGACCTCGCAAAAATCAGCCACCTAGAACTTTGCCTTAGTTAAGAGTGCCACTGATTACGGATGTGACCAGGCATcttttgtcacttcttttttggGAGCACGCTATTTCTCGAAAGTTGCAAGGCGATCATTTTTGGTACCCCCTCCGTGCCTGtactttttaatggcaattGTATTTTAGTAGTTATCATACGTGTGTTTTTCTACCCTATCagcctatgcacggcctaccagctaaaactccgcgatGGCCCTCTtcagcgcattagggacggctgcgggcttcctctgacggaagtgtctaagtcttcaGCCGCAGCCGCCCGTCTCCCGGGGGGGGGGGGAGTCTCAGAAGCCTCCACCCACCACCCTATCAGCCTGAAGTACGGAatatgtgctcgatatggcgatgaGCTCGCCTTCATCATAGGATGAAACACACAAAACATGGATGCACTAGGGCACGCCCTACATCGGTGATGATggtgtataatataaaacaggCATTACCAGAAACCTCCTCCTCCGGTATGGCCCTGGCGTGTTTGTCCGCCGCACGTCTCCTGACCAGCTCAGCTATGACCCCGTGGAGCTCCGCCAGCCTCGCATCATGAGCTCTCGCAGCGGTGGCCGCCCGCTGCCTCTCAGCGGCTAAGGCCCTCGCCAGAGCGTCACGCTCAGCACGAAGGGCCACCATGTCGTTACCACTTGATTGCGTAGTCACCTGGAAAAAGGGGTCCTTTATAGCCTTCTTATTTGAAGAGACGAGCTGGTCGGCAACTAGCAACCACACAGAACGGAATTATGAGGTACTGGTACCTATTGACTGCTTATACTCTACTGCTGTATCAAAATGCATTGACACCAAGAGATGAAGCTCAACGTAGTTTTTTACGACAAAGTTACCCCACTGCATTTGTAAGCGGAGTGGGGattgactagagatgattatccctcgcaagtcgacacaatcatgccggccatTGGAACCGGTCGTTCGGAGCCATTTGAGATTACTTTAAACCCGCAACgatattaatgaaatagaaatattttccaCTTGCCTTCATAGTGTTTAGAAAAAATACCAAATGTATCCACATAGCACTATACAACCTACTAACATATTTACATACCATGATACCACTCCATAACCAAAAACCCAAAAACATTTCCCGATCCATCACCTATACATACCACGCTCATCCCATTCTGTCCAGGAACCGGCGGGGCAGTTACAGGCCGCAGACTTGAGTATCTCCAGGAGGACTCTCTGGAAACCTCTTCATCTCCCATGTTTGGACAACAGAGGTACCAGCTCCTACTCCTCCTGACTCCTGACGCCGTCTCCAATTGGGTCAAGGGTAATCTCCCCACAACTTCAAGTTCAGCTAGCAATGGTTCCTTCTCTTTCGGTTCTGGCATCGGAAACGTTCCAGCTGTGGAATAAGTCTCTTCCACAGCCTTTCTGGAATTCTCTGGAGTGTTATACTCTGGAAGACTCCATTGCCGGACTCTGTCTCTGAGTGGGGGGACTTCAACCACAGGTCCATCGTTAATCACTTCATTCGATTCGACGTACTCGCTCAGTTGAGTTTTTTGGGGGGTCATTTCTCTTGATACGTTCCAGATCCGCGTAGTAGTAGGCGGTGGAGCGCGGGGGCTCGACCCCCTGGGTCCTGGTGCCCGCCAGGATGTCGCTTCTCATATCATTGTGTCATTATTGATGCTAGAGTGTTAGAGCGAAGGTTTTATGAACTGTTATTATGAAACCGTGCAGCAAGCGTGCAGCAAGTATGCGTCACGGATGCGTTACATGTGCATCACGGTTGCATTATAATAGTCGAtgtggtaaataaaatatagccttaTATGTAAGTACATTATTCTGAAATGACATAAGAAATTCGAGCTAATCCCACGAAGGTACACTACTGAAACAAAAGCCTATCTATTTTTGcgaccaagcagcagtgtgtagtcacttgtgttccggtttgaaggacattgaagccagtgtaactactggacatgatgaGACTTAACtaacgtctcaggatggcgagcgcagtggaataccaaacactttgtaatacaaggtgttggtgtttctactgtttatcggtcgtatcgcttaccatcaagcgaacggcaagctcgtttcgtcattcaaactataaaaaaaagtctatcaATTAACCCAAGACATGGTCCGTGCTTCAAATTAGATCAAAattcgttcagctgtttctgcattAACGTCTAACAAACAACATACATACAACCTAAGCTCTTATTTAATAGaaagtaagatatatttttatacgagcacggcaaagtgacctctatgcacctgatgttaaggtggagtccaatagaaagtcgactgacaagagattacccctcagtcgacacaataggggaccggcctatgcttgattttgtacattattctatatgtaatggttaataatacgaaaaagaaacacgtctgcgaaaacagcataaaaattggttaaaaaatgagcgagtaattcatatttaaaatattgtaacgtgcagaagtggacacgatgtggggatatcgcttgttgattttttaccggattttaataattccttctgtgttataatttatataacgtaaatatttgataatagtaaggAACAAAAATGAGTCTGGTACCATATtatattggaaccggatatacacactacactacaagaaggaaggtttatatgtataataacatccattaaatagtcagcattgcacccgtgcgaagccggggcgggtcgctagttttaatataaaattcgaaaaatagttttagtggCAACACTATTTTCTGCCTACCCTAAAACcctaaaaggcgtgagtgttcCTTTGGCAGGCACTACGCCTGATATATATAATGCAGACGAAACACCGAATGTGCCTCATTAAAGCCCGCCACATGCGCCGCGTCATTTAATGAAAGACCGCGGGAGTGAGGGAAATCTTGATTGTGTCTGGGAAAacgattatataataataatatcagccctgtattatatacttgtccactgctgagcacgggcctcctctactactgagggattaggccttagtccaccacgctgtagtgcggattggaagactttACATACgctcaaaattcctacaaagAATATATCatgtatgcagttttcctcacaatgttttccttcgccgtgaataataatatcagccttgtattatatacttgcccactgcacgggcctcctctactactgagagggattaggccttagtacaccacgctgtagtgcgggcagacttcacacaccctcaaaattcctatagagaacttctcagatgtgcaggtttcctcacgatgttttccttcgccgttaaagcaagcgataattcacaaacacaaaactttagaaaagtcagaggcgtgttgGATTTTGAActtacattcgtctcggcattccgttccacacccaactaggctatcgccgcttatattcttttgtttttctcAAATCTAATCGTATCGCTGTATCAGTAGATAGATCTGTTGGCATTGTTCCAGAGGTCTATGTCCTGATGAGTATTTCTCACGTTTTCTCTATCCGAACTAcggagtcattttgacattgctttaccTAACTAAtgattgtctcggtggcgtcGTTGTACTGCGCGgtatagcgctctgaggtcctgggttcgaatcccgggtcaagcaaagtgatatttaggttttcctgctcagtatcagccctgagtctggaatttgtgcccgatattataggctcgtcctctatcacatcatgggacggaacacacttggcgaactGTGGGTGCCtgtgcatacctcttcggggataaatgcgtgatgttgtgtgcgtgttaaatgaaaccacattggacaattaatatttccaactcctccctatctttttatttgatttcgttTTGGATAATGACAGATTaatgttccctgagactcggcgagcttcaccgctcggtgtcaagtcactgctgatcctacaggagttgtagtggggGGTGTGAGGGAGGGAGTCTCAAGACATATCTTCtggaaaataacactacaataatatactccgtagataaaatatatagtgtaagtttcgaataaaattaatatgaataagtCATTTgcttgcggcgatagcctagttggttgaggaacggactgctaggacaaatgtccgcagtttcaaatcccaagggcacacacctatgacttttttaaaattatgtgtgttttctttgtgaattatcgcttgctttaacagtgaaggaaaatat is a genomic window of Manduca sexta isolate Smith_Timp_Sample1 unplaced genomic scaffold, JHU_Msex_v1.0 HiC_scaffold_744, whole genome shotgun sequence containing:
- the LOC115452470 gene encoding uncharacterized protein LOC115452470 (The sequence of the model RefSeq protein was modified relative to this genomic sequence to represent the inferred CDS: added 125 bases not found in genome assembly), which produces MRSDILAGTRTQGVEPPRSTAYYYADLERIKRNDPPKTKPESQLSEYVESNEVINDGPVVEVPPLRDRVRQWSLPEYNTPENSRKAVEETYSTAGTFPMPEPKEKEPLLAELEVVGRLPLTQLETASGVRRSRSWYLCCPNMGDEEVSRESSWRYSSLRPVTAPPVPGQNGMSVVTTQSSGNDMVALRAERDALARALAAERQRAATAARAHDARLAELHGVIAELVRRRAADKHARAIPEEEVSDECESTTQLAGELDNDADRSRTEQNDSSSLVSPAELPTPQEPKVAPDLADNSTDTSSHDAAGPENPCVEVTSPQSQQDTENCDTSLNLSERDSEICLNTARCCQYARQAHGGSSGSCERQHGSPDARLYTPSPGRSESRQAKIASRVRLRKTEDSDSTNHVNNEGSWCAEAAERLALEVCAHADLREALVSAANDGCALSAQVCALRARCRCLRADRAVLACALDRAVDTAHRLSTCCAAHEASSVSLCLALRAADRALEAYDVLLALAETDQRHAQRASAELVARQLLARLDAEQVATIGEPLLSPGPWLQHDTQAGGAEGAEGARWSAESEARLRAHAARLKADTVALRDTQPPPHLFTYHDGSEEPLPEPTGAFSMAAMEDAVDMQEALCSLEALAQTRALHAAAQESPRGRRRRARHWLAPAAETEL